The genomic DNA aCAGCAGCAGTAGTACTAATGCACATCCATTAAAGCTTGACATAACTTTGTCATAAAAGGTTGCAAAtcttacagttttggtggaatTATATCTTGATAGGAACTCTGTACACCATATGATGTCTTGATCAATATcaggaaattatgaaaaatatttagaatgttttcactttacatattaataataaagcattcagTTAAcctttttcagaaagcagggtgACTGATATTACCCTAaaaattatgtcagtaacaagttccattactttttttttggtatcatttgcaaaaccaaaaaaaaaaaaagaaatccttcatgatgttacaatttcacttctAAGCATTTTCCATGTCCGAAAATGAGAGTATCAGCAGTTTTTGCCAATCTTCATTTTGTATAGGTTgcatctgtttttgtttgtttttcagtaaaGTGTTACCATACATCACTATTGGAGGTAGCAATATATTCATAATTTATAGTtttcatgaagaaaaacaaattatgtAAACGGACATTAAACTATACATTTAGTGAAATCTGCATTTTTTCCTCTTAAATTTCAGGAAGATCTGTCAAGAAGGAGGAGAAGTAATTGGAGAGAGGCAGAGGTGATGGCTTTGTGCCAATTTGTGGGAATGCACAAGTCTGCCCTGTTTGGCAAGGCAGGCCATGCCAGCGTTCCAGTAAGTTAGCCTGTACTGAAAGCTTTTAACACTTGCTTCATTAGAACTTCACTATTCATTCAGATTGTTTTGGTGCATGTATTTTTCACATACCAAGACATATTcctggaacccccccccccaatataaTTAGAGAGCATGTACTATCATCTTTCAGTAATTCACAAACATCACAGCATCACATGTGCACATCATGTTCTCCAATTGAatgtattgtatacatgtaggtataATGTGTTTAGATATGTAGAAACAGTAAAATTAATCTATATACAGGTATGGAGATACCTTGGCCAGTTATGTGATGGGTGCTGTattattatatagatgatgactggcgggggaaggaacataccgaatgttccacccgaagggtttaaAATGCTagtgagggaggttataagtcccgagacgaagtggAGGGACTTaacctcccgaaatagcatttcaaaccctgagggtggaacgtttggtacatgttcccgacaataAAGGTCATCATCtcttatattatatgggttagtcaaatacgtcaagtcaacgtcaaccacctaTCACatgcacaacgcactcgatcgctcgctcgggcagagccaaattcactgtgcgcgcggtccTAGGCcatctgtcatttgttacgtgaaaatgttttcccatgggagaacataacaAAGAATGTTcacccatgggcgaacataacgaatgtgcctccatcacgtgactgtgtttagccaatcactaaccgatatttgactaacccatttaatattttgttatgactGTGATGAGATGGAGGCCTCAGAGGATGTGGACTAAGTTCATTTGATTGCCTCATAGGGATAAGTTCACCTTTGTATTCATGGTGATTGAGTAAATACATGAATACCTATGGAACACATCATTGATAATTTCAGGCAAATCTTGCAATATTTtcaaaacttacaaaatattttcttacaattttctATGCTTTGACTGGTCTCTACAAAGACTTAGCTACATTTTATGATGTGACATGCTTAGaagaatttcaattcaattcaattcaattcgtttattcatctcattttcggataaaacaatacaacagtattGGATTTTACAATACACAAAAGGATAATCAATCATTTACATAtaacagtgaaaatgaaaaaagagaacTTGAGAAAAGCCAAAAGGCCTTGTGAAGTAAGTTCCCTTACGATTATGcacaaaataattgatttttaagGTGCAAAGTGTAGACATGGACAGAAAaccaacaaatacaacaaaacataacataacaaatttcagaactagaaatgtcgctatggcgactgatgcctccgccataatgcatgattctcccaataggtgtatagtacaatgtcttcacaatgtgtgatgacagtttcacataactggcaaaatactgaaatgacaggtttgtcacgaatatcttgaatgttcacttgccttgaactgggtttgctataattgtctaagagtgcaggtacacatatttggggaattgagaatttttacttgacttctgaccgacccttttataagtttatgcattgagtaatttccaaggtatgaagaaagagtgtaattacagtacaaaatagattttttggGGGGCATTGAAATCTgccctttgacccttaacctttgaccttctggctggaaatttcccagagaatctccattaggtaatgcatgtatatattaagttttaaaactaataatgcaagcattgcatatactagtatatgagggaaatagtaaaattttgaggagttgaccttgacctttgaccccctgactactgacccatgacccctaaattccctagataatccctgccagtcagtacatgtgtatgtaccaagttccatgaagatacattcaaccgtttgcaagaaaagtgatattgcaacattttcacctaacctttgaccttttgacctttgaccttatgacatgaaactctctctggagaatctttatgcagtagtacatgtctacacaaagtttcaagaaaatacctttgggcattgcatagatatgcgggaaatagcaacatttttagcatttgaccttgaccttttgacctttgacctctgtccgatttcactaaaaaactaatcaagtaattgtcccatcatacatcatcctccgacaaagtttagtgaaatttgcttgatccagtcttgagttatcgcataaatggatacaatttcatgatttgaccttgacctttgacctttggccgatttcacccaaaatctaatcaagtaattgcctcatcatactttatacttggaccaagtttgataaaattccagtcaatattactcaagttatcgcgtaaacgaaagcggacggacgtacatacggacggacggacaacccaaaaacataatgcctccggcaccacttcgtggcggaggcataaaaaaatgtaGGATATTCCAcaattgatatcatttatttaATTCTCTTTGAAAGAACAATTTTCTTCGACTGAATGTTACTTTAATATATTGAGGGTAACATTTTCACAACAACTTCCTCACAACAGCACTCACGACGTCAACCTCGCTTCCCACTCATTACTACACCTATCGCTGGCTCCAGAAGACGCCCTCACCGACACAAGTCATCCACACCACCGGCGTCCACCCCATCTAGTCCCGACTCCAATCTCCGGCCACGACCTACTAACAGCCAAGTTAGCCCTCACAGATGTACTCCACCGTCAACACACTCCAAGAACAATAGAACGCATCAACGACCGCAACACTCCACCTTGCACGCCAACAGCCGACGCTCAGCCCGCCTGCGAGCCCGCCACAACCGACCACTTCCATCTAGGTCCGCATTCTCCATATATAGCCCGCCTCTTCTCAGGTCACGCTTCACTTCTGACGAAGGACAGTCAACCTGCCCGAAACGTCAAGTTCCTTGGTTCCCCCAGTTTTTCTTATAACAAGACATCTGGCTACAACCTTCACTAGCACCTTTTACTCagtatttcatttctctttttttctctctccccaacacttttgtctgtttctacgCTACTCAtcttttctgttctcttctcttttcttctttttcattttatttcttccttccatacaacccaacggtcAATTTCAGGACCACTGGTATTAATTTAAAGTTTTCTTcacaggttatttctcttgcCTTGTCCCCTCAGGACTAcactttaaccttattttaatctatcattttgcatttctcccacaggaaccttttcaggatttaactgtcatcaGTTTTCCTccccataatttttttttttctctctcctctgcAGCATTTATTTCTAGGAACCACCCAAGCCCCCTCTCCTTTACTTCTTgaattccattttttctttttcttcttcttttctttgttttctcccaccccccccccctctctctctctctcccttctctctacATAGTCTCatctctcctctacttaccTTTCCTTTGCAGGATTATACAtcctttctccattgattcCGCATTACATAGTCCACattgttcgccgacttcgttttTCTCTTGGTTTCTtgaatcttcacttctctctcctatatctccatgattttccaacattcaactcctccctcttcccttctttctcatctctctccttctaacgatgtccgaacatcttacttgattctcactctattcttccttaccactctctctgttcctttctctaccgtctccactagtgcaacttcaacttctagcccattactgtcccccactcttcactttttgccctccttacaaccccatatgtcgcttccctcttcaattctcctctttccaggctcttctgccaaacaacgatccggttaaggactacatacacatgttgtcaccgcaaatctttctccctcattttcctttccttctaaaagaaaatgaaatcattcatttatgcatgaaaatgaattgttgaatttccttcatgttttctttgtattgctCTATGAATGTTAGCTAAGACAGCTAAAGTTGTCTCTTTATGCAGTGATGACAGCACTGAAACTTGataaatttataactttttaaAATGCATTGTCTACTtttactcaaactttcagtgatgtgttatAGTGTTAAATCATTCAGTCTATCCACATGTTTAGTTATGTAAATTTGTCCCTGTATATCAATATAATCCATAACTGTATGATTACAGTACATTCATGCTACTCATTATCttcttcatttcagcaacttatacattttttttttcataaacaaaAGAGATATTTGTTCACATTTCCTCAAAATGATACTATATAAACAGTGGTGAAAGATGTGAAGGTGTAGTCCAGAATATTATAAATCGATAATATGTCTCTGCTCCTATTGTATGCAGTCACGAttactttcttcattttcatttatgctTTTTGGTGGAAAAGCGGAAAAAAAGGTATTGGAGGAAAGCAGCCATACATTTGCGAGCAGTTGGTTTCTtcagggaggaggaggaagtaaaaagaaaatggagtGACCTCAAGCAAAGGGCACTGAAATACAAGAGTGCAAGAAATGCAACTGGTAATGTTACATATCAATGCATGTCTTTTCTGTTCACACTCGCCGTATTATTGTAATGTTTCAACATGCATAAGATTTTTCATGcaaatattactgaaaagaaatgaagtatGATTTGAATGGGAAATGCGTTGTCATGAATCTGTAAAGACCCATACACCTAAACACACCAGTCAATGTCCTAACAGGGCAATATGACATTGATCATATTTTATTGAAGCTAAAGATTTCAATGGTGCATTTCATATGTATATTGAAATTATCGTCAGACTACATATTGCATTGATTTTAAGTGAAAAGTTAGTTCCGGTAAGGACTTGTGAACCcgtcttgcaccatttcatatttgctttgcaatatattgaaagagtctaccaagaaacttacttGAATGACACGATTTGAtgggatgatgagttgtttcagattattttgagataaaaaaaaaataaagtcggTTTATACCAACTTCCAGAAGGATCAAGGTTTACTCGGCCTGAGGGACAACTCAGCCCGCtatatttcagacaatttatacGCAGTTAGTGATCGCCATACATAGGCGCATGTTCACTTTGTaggcgcgccaaagaggttctttgatATTTGCGTTGTATCAACTTGGCCAAAAACTGCGACCATCCAGAACACGACacgctcccatagtacaacacttTACAGTCCAGAGGGACAACACAGCCCCGCCATCAAAGTGAGGCCGAAttgtccccgagtccgagttagcctgaccccgatCAGATAAGTTCTGATATGCAAACATTTCTtgttaatattttgcatttttcgtCGTTATCcaacgaatatcttgttattacagcattATTCCTTACATTTTTTAGGCATACAggtacattttggagcaaaatttgacagatTTGCAGGCacaccagaactatgttttgcctCAAACTTCAGTCCATTTATTCTTTTGAAGCCTCTGctaatttgtgacccgctacaacaaaaggatcctaaagtcgctgatgggtgagccgagaaaatcaagtttgaagtcagatcatcaaaatccgtcaAAACATtcgatttctgtttttgacataattttgcagtgtaatgtatcttctatcatctgccgaaatttcgaagctaaatgatcaaaggaaaggcaagaaaataacatttttctgggccatgattttccgactttcaacggaacagaaacgtgtccaaagatttggatttagcgccacaGCTAGACCCCGCCCTAGCAATGAGgaagtgatctcattggtcagtgcgttgcatcctggttactgattggtcgtgcataGACCGCTGGTGCtcaagcttgaatgaacatcgcggaggttgctaggagcgtaCCTTCAATTGTCGAAGGTGAAAACTGTCTAgcttccccttgatcatgatagcgtcggaaggaaatcTTTGCAGGAGGTTctctcgaaacgctgatttcttaaaccactcgacatgcgctaataaaatcatcgatatatCCGCAACCGAGTAATTTCATGAGTCATGTATTATATGACATTAAAGTGGAAGactaagggaataatgtcatgtcattttcagaaaattgtcctcccccgactttcggatccttttgttgcagcgggtcacatttttatgatattctaACAAATCTGTATCCGATTTCAGTGTAATTCATTACCataattgcaatgaacaaataTCTAATTCCAAATACaatgtgtaaaatgaaacatCAGCATCGTACCaaagtaacaaaaataatcacacAGCATAGTGTTGAATCAGCgcattttattacatttttgtgaACAGCCTCAGTCATAataaatatatttctttaatatCTTGGTACTGTGTCATTAGTCATTGTCCCTGTGTAATGGctgtttaaaaataaaattaatcTTAGGTAAGCTGAATTTACCATTAATCACCAAAACGAGCACACTAAAGATACATGTAATTGTAATCTACACAACTCTTCAGTTTTCAGATATTGTATTGGTGCAATTGATAGTTGTATGTACAGCCTCTGCACTTTTTTCCAGTCATATCCTAGCCCAGTATTAACAGTGATCACAATGATTGCTATGAACAACTGATTAGTCCCAAATGAATTGAAGCAAACAGCATTTCTACCGAAACAAAGACATTGATAGTATGCAATTGATACACTTTAATCCCTCAATAGATCCTATATGGATTCATAATTCAAATTAACTTTGTGTCATATATGATACCTCTCATCTTATACAAAAATTGTAACATGCAGATCACTGACGGAGTTTGTTATTGATTGGAGGGAAACAGCAGATTACTCTTCCTATTTAATGTAGGGCAACCAGGAAACATTTACCAATTGGCAAATTTATGGGAAGGAGGGATCCTTTTACCATTGTAATTGCAACAGATAACTGAAATAAGCAGTATATTACATAATCAGGCCAGACATGGCCTCTAAGCTCTATCAACCAGAGGGTTCAACCATACATCACTCAGAGATCACAAGGCAATACAGAAGCAGGTGTTCCCTTTGTAGTTAGTATCAGTGTATGAGCAGACAGTCACAGTGTATGGGAATTTTGTTCCAAGTTCTGGCCAAACATAGTCATCTATTAAAGTCTACCTCTCTCAACTCTGAGTGTATTGTTTTCTATGTGATATGTACTCATAGCAGGTCACTTCAAATATGTTCACTGATGTTACAAAATGTGACATCAACATACAAGTTACTGACTGTTGACATATTATATTACATGCAGGTGGAGGAAGCCTTGAAATAAAACCCTTGATGGAGGCGGTACTTGAAGTGTTGGCCAGGGAGACTGTTGTAGGTGTAATGGGACAGGAGACTGAAACGGGGTTCAGTTCATCTCGGGTTGGGAAAGTGTTTCGTGGCCATTTATcatgtttttttaatgagcATTGAATCTTTATTGTTCAATTTCACTTAAATAAAGTTTCCAACAAAACATTCCAACTCctgtcattttttattcaagaaGTAGGCCTTTGTGTTCAAGTTTGGATTGTAGGATTATAACTTGTAAAAGGAATTACATTTTGATCAAAAAACTTGAATAGTGAATTACTTTAATGcatcactttttcttttaaaggttAATTTCTGTTTCAAGTTATAAGTCATAAAATTGAGAGTTAATAAGGAAAGATACATGAAGTAAATCCCAATAGACAATCTTTTAATGGATAATTGTTTAAGAATAGTCCTCTTCAATAGATAACATGAGCTATTACCAATTTGATTCTGTTTACTGTTTGTCCCTTTAATAGAGCACCGACGAAAGTGGAACCGACACTGCCTCAAACCTTTTGAAGCAGTTGCTTGAAGGGGCTGCATCCTCCCCAGTGCTCCCAACTATTTCAACTCCAGTGCAACCACCCACTCCCATCACTCCAGATCGTCCAGCTTCTCTTCCCCTTACATCTGATCCCCCTGCTACCCACCCGACAGCATCTCGTCCTACTGCAACTTGCCCCTCTGAATTTCCTATCCCTACGCCACATCCCCCTACGGTCCATCCACCTGCTAGTCAGCAGCTCGTTGAATTGGAAAGAGAGCGACTGATCATTTTGCGGCAGCAAAATTCTCACCTTGAAAGAATCGCAAACTCCCTTGATGTCATTGCTGCCGCAATGTCAGCACCTAACCTGTGTTAATTCTTTAATGTACTTTGTTATAACATGAATACACATGTGTTGAGGTGGGACTGCAATTTGCCAAATCTTCTGTGAGATGAtgacaaacctgttatgaattatggaaccaaaaaatgacatttaaaaaaaaaaaattacattttattggatgtaaattggttttgaaatggcttagatatccagaaacaaagaaatcctagTAACAGTTTTATTCTCATAATAGGACCATTTACTTTCATTCATacatgtggatttagtgaatgcaAGAATAAAAAGGAGATCATATCATTgagagtttggggaaaatcagacaatccgttaaaaattTACAGATTTTTATGGTTTCTGCacaatcactgctgaatgagaagactactacagtgtgtgatgtcacatgcaaacaatgacataaagaaaatataaaaagaatttcactttttttgaaaaaagttaaCATTTCCTCGACTCATCATTGACGTAAGTTAAAGGTAATTTTActcccccttgccttctgaaagagggaagtcaagtgttctttacTGTGCGAGAAAAGTGTGAATATCttgatttttcttattttctttaaattgttatACAcaaatgacatcacaagctgtactagtcttctcatctagcggTGAATAAGCAGAAACTTctaaaattaataacttttaaaaggattgtctgatttccctcaaactcttgctgatgtaTTCTTCTATtgcatattgctgcattcactcaatccacacatctatgaaagtgaacttgtcctttaaaattgGACTTCTTTAAtttaaactttgaatacctcttcAAGCAGTATGATCTTTATCAATCTTTGCAAATGGTTTGTGATTATCTCACAGAAAGTTTGAATCTGCATACCCCAAATCACCTCAATCTATTCCATCTCTTTACAAATAATGTTAACTGCTTATCCATCACAACATATATAGTCTGCATCATCAAATTAGTTCAGAGggcattaaaaacaaatataaactaggctcaaaatttgtcatgactgacaaattaggtgatccgatgtatctgcaaagaatttttttttgtaagtacTTTTCCCAATACACTTGACCCTATCCGCTTCATTGGTGATGAGGGGCAATTGGCCATGTAATGTTTAGATTCTTATTCAGAAAAGGGAATCAAACCTGTCATCTTCGGCATCAAATTTAGAATGTGGCAGGTCATATATTAAGTAACTTGACcatcatttgtgaccctgcaccacagaACTAACAAAAATCGCTAAAACTGAATTTTTAGGTAAGGACAGATTATGAAATAGCAGACTTGacaactttaaaatgatgtttggctcaattcaaatggattctcctaacctctatgaataatggaaagaaagcccACAATCTGAAaaagttaaaactgaaaaaagaggctctgaagtacagggtctattcaagtgctaaaATCTTAACTAAGCTGTGCTGcttgtgccatgaatgggacaaaaatcaTGATGTTAACCACTGTAGCAACAATAATatagagattatcagattaggctgaaattgagcatgctttacACATAGTCTACTTTACAAGAGAAAacgaaacaaggaaaagtagaaattacgcggtgcgtaatatatgtccccgccggaagtagcattttgtagcaaaatgtacaataaaggtcaaaaatcaaggtcaaaggtcaaaattctgtgtagaagttttgaagcactcacctagtgccatcacataaagcaaacggaatcgaaatcgggttagaaatggtgaaggagtaccattttgtagcaaaatgtacaacaaaatgtaggtcaaaaattaaggtcaaaggtcaaaggtcaaaattctgtgtagaagttttgaagccctcacatagtgccatcacataaattaaacagaattgaaatcgggtaagaaatggcgaaggagtagcattttgtagcaaagtgtacaatacaggccgaaaaatcaaggtcaaaggtcaaagaagtcaaaggtcaaaattctgtgtagaagtgttgaagccctcacctagtgccgtcacataaagcaaacggaatcgaaattgggttagaaatggcgaaggagtagcattttgtagcaaaatgtacaatacgggtcaaaaaatcaaggtcaaaggtcaaagaagtcaaaggtcaaaattctgtgtagaagtgttgaagccctcacctagtgccatcacataaagcaaacggaatcgaaatcgggttagaaatggcgaaggagtagcattttgtagcaaaatgtacaatataggtcaaaaaatcaaggtcaaaggtcaaagaagtcaaagttcaaaattcTGTTTAGatgttttgaagccctcacctagtgccatcatataaagcaaacggaatcgaaatcgggttagaaatggcgaaggagtagcattttgtagcaaaatgtacaatataggtcaaaggtcaaggtcaaaggtcacgactgaaattctgtgtagaagtttcaaagctcccatgtagtgctatcatataaagcaaacagaatcaaaattggctcataaatgacagagaagtagcaaattgaagattttgatcacacacggacgcacacacggacggacagacacacggacggacacacacacgtacggagcccgtttcatagtcccctgctcgaactcgttttGTCCATGATAAATGGCAACTTTCAAAGCATTAGGATCATCCTTTCAGAAGTTATTATATTATTTGAAAGTGACGAgagtgcaaaggattttcaggaaatgaagtggcctctaagaaaaacctg from Diadema setosum chromosome 9, eeDiaSeto1, whole genome shotgun sequence includes the following:
- the LOC140233011 gene encoding uncharacterized protein; amino-acid sequence: MALCQFVGMHKSALFGKAGHASVPVEKRKKRYWRKAAIHLRAVGFFREEEEVKRKWSDLKQRALKYKSARNATGGGSLEIKPLMEAVLEVLARETVVGVMGQETETGFSSSRSTDESGTDTASNLLKQLLEGAASSPVLPTISTPVQPPTPITPDRPASLPLTSDPPATHPTASRPTATCPSEFPIPTPHPPTVHPPASQQLVELERERLIILRQQNSHLERIANSLDVIAAAMSAPNLC